One segment of Micromonospora parathelypteridis DNA contains the following:
- a CDS encoding phosphatase PAP2 family protein, translated as MTAVKDVARRPIGHFAERSIAGLVAVTGAGVGFGLLLLLVRVRWSPLQDADHAGAEWFNGLVAPHHALVTVLQAVTDLGGRPILIWLVSIAVVGLLIRKQPRLAVYLIITGIGGLILDPSLKTLVGRLRPVVDVPIASAPGNSFPSGHALGSFVAYGALLLVFLPAMAPRWRKPAIVGVGVLVAVVGLTRIALGVHYLSDVLAGWLLGAAWLGVTAYAFRLWRRERGRPVPPLTEGLEPEAGHDIAPAPAEEHVLAHPRSAVAELLVGWVLVFGALYGFGTYVSYHAKGTFFDTLDTEVPRWFAERHTEVLTEVSWWWSKFGDTHAILIISLVFCPLVLAIWRRWRPVLFVALAMAGELTLFLASARAVDRPRPAVENLDGQMPTSSFPSGHIAATICVWLAITVIVFPRTDRWWRWIFVALAVIMPIGVATSRMYRGMHHPTDFMGAILLSALWIGLLYLVIRPNGDLKEGNQPAIESEDVDTLDDELARAGRAD; from the coding sequence GTGACCGCGGTCAAAGATGTGGCGCGACGTCCGATCGGTCATTTCGCCGAGCGAAGCATCGCTGGTCTGGTGGCCGTCACCGGCGCCGGGGTGGGCTTCGGGCTGCTGTTGCTGCTCGTCCGGGTGCGGTGGAGCCCGTTACAGGACGCCGACCACGCGGGCGCTGAGTGGTTCAACGGGCTCGTCGCCCCGCACCACGCACTGGTCACCGTCCTGCAGGCGGTGACCGACCTGGGTGGCCGCCCGATCCTCATCTGGTTGGTCAGCATCGCCGTGGTCGGGCTGCTGATCCGGAAACAGCCACGGCTGGCCGTCTACCTGATCATCACCGGGATCGGTGGCCTGATCCTCGACCCGTCGCTGAAGACGCTTGTCGGCCGGCTCCGCCCGGTCGTGGACGTGCCGATCGCCAGCGCCCCGGGTAACAGCTTCCCGAGCGGGCACGCGTTGGGCTCGTTCGTCGCGTACGGGGCTCTGCTGCTGGTGTTCCTGCCGGCCATGGCGCCCCGCTGGCGAAAGCCGGCGATCGTCGGCGTCGGCGTGCTGGTGGCGGTGGTCGGTCTGACCCGGATCGCGCTGGGCGTGCACTACCTCTCGGACGTGCTGGCCGGCTGGCTGCTCGGGGCGGCCTGGCTGGGCGTCACCGCGTACGCCTTCCGGCTGTGGCGCCGCGAGCGGGGGCGCCCGGTGCCGCCGCTGACCGAGGGGCTCGAACCGGAGGCCGGGCACGACATCGCGCCCGCCCCGGCGGAGGAGCACGTGCTGGCCCACCCGCGCTCGGCGGTGGCCGAGCTGCTGGTCGGCTGGGTGCTCGTGTTCGGGGCGCTGTACGGCTTCGGCACGTACGTCAGCTACCACGCCAAGGGCACCTTCTTCGACACCCTCGACACGGAGGTGCCCCGCTGGTTCGCCGAGCGGCACACCGAGGTGCTGACCGAGGTGAGCTGGTGGTGGAGCAAGTTCGGTGACACCCACGCGATCCTGATCATCTCGCTGGTGTTCTGCCCGCTGGTGCTGGCGATCTGGCGGCGCTGGCGGCCGGTGCTCTTCGTGGCGCTGGCGATGGCGGGTGAGCTGACCCTCTTCCTCGCCTCGGCGCGGGCCGTCGACCGGCCCCGCCCGGCGGTGGAGAATCTCGACGGGCAGATGCCCACCTCGTCGTTCCCGTCGGGGCACATCGCGGCCACGATCTGCGTCTGGCTGGCGATCACCGTCATCGTCTTCCCGCGTACCGATCGGTGGTGGCGTTGGATCTTCGTGGCGCTGGCCGTGATCATGCCGATCGGGGTGGCCACCTCCCGGATGTACCGGGGGATGCACCACCCGACGGACTTCATGGGCGCGATCCTGCTCTCCGCGCTCTGGATCGGGCTGCTCTACCTCGTCATCCGCCCGAACGGCGACCTGAAGGAAGGCAACCAGCCGGCCATCGAGTCGGAGGACGTGGACACCCTCGACGACGAGCTGGCGCGGGCCGGCCGAGCCGACTGA
- a CDS encoding endonuclease/exonuclease/phosphatase family protein: protein MLRVMTWNIRTGGRDRGGSDRLDQVVQVVDEQAPDVLALQELRGFDGGGLMAEVAGRVGMTPHLARSCLGQPVAVLVRPPYQVVDAGTLRRPFHHAAARVVVATSAGPFTVLGTHLYPYSGGRRRMEVDWLVSAVRRAPGPLTLVTGDLNSLDPTVDHTDRLAGLPALYRRRHLRRSGGAVDTRAIGRLLAADLIDLWPSGNVGAPEAAGLTVPTRFGGAEFAGMRLDYLLGSQAVADRLRECRVIRGGAADTASDHYPLLATLEVDAG, encoded by the coding sequence GTGCTGCGGGTGATGACCTGGAACATCCGCACCGGCGGTCGGGACCGCGGCGGCTCCGATCGGCTGGATCAGGTGGTCCAGGTCGTCGACGAGCAGGCCCCGGACGTGTTGGCCCTGCAGGAGCTGCGTGGGTTCGACGGTGGCGGGCTCATGGCCGAGGTGGCGGGCCGGGTGGGGATGACGCCCCACCTGGCCCGGTCCTGCCTCGGGCAGCCGGTGGCGGTGCTGGTCCGGCCGCCGTACCAGGTCGTCGACGCGGGGACGCTGCGCCGGCCGTTCCACCACGCCGCCGCGCGCGTCGTGGTGGCGACCTCCGCCGGCCCGTTCACCGTGCTCGGCACCCACCTCTACCCGTACTCCGGGGGACGGCGGCGGATGGAGGTCGACTGGCTGGTCAGCGCCGTGCGACGTGCACCGGGGCCGCTGACCCTGGTCACCGGTGACCTCAACTCGCTCGACCCGACCGTCGACCACACCGATCGGCTGGCCGGTCTGCCGGCCCTCTACCGGCGGCGGCACCTGCGCCGTTCCGGTGGCGCTGTGGACACTCGCGCGATCGGCCGGCTGCTCGCCGCCGACCTGATCGACCTGTGGCCGTCGGGCAACGTCGGAGCGCCGGAGGCCGCCGGCCTCACCGTTCCCACCCGGTTCGGCGGGGCGGAGTTCGCCGGTATGCGGCTGGACTACCTGCTCGGCAGCCAGGCGGTGGCCGACCGGTTGCGGGAGTGCCGGGTGATCCGTGGCGGCGCGGCGGACACGGCCTCGGACCACTATCCGCTGCTCGCCACGCTTGAGGTGGACGCCGGCTGA
- a CDS encoding alpha/beta fold hydrolase — protein MAAPRPAAGLTSEWRLVDELRTHTRRSADPGTGATPVVLVHGLAVSHRYLTPLAVALAVTHPVYVPDLPGFGLTEHPEGAYDVQRHAEHLAAWLATYRLPPVCLLGHSFGAEVAAALAANHPEAVRALVLAGPTSDPAARSRRALVGRWLKDNVHEAPLQAPVLARDIWNARPWRVLATLSHSVHNTIEADLVRITAPTLVLTGGRDPIAPARWRDQVTRLVPEANLVVVPGAPHNVATTHPVAVAAAIRHLLAPQSALTDR, from the coding sequence ATGGCCGCGCCCCGGCCGGCTGCCGGGCTGACCAGCGAATGGCGGCTCGTCGACGAACTGCGCACCCACACCCGGCGCAGCGCGGACCCGGGGACCGGGGCGACGCCCGTGGTGTTGGTGCACGGCCTGGCCGTCTCGCACCGTTACCTCACGCCGCTGGCCGTCGCGCTCGCCGTCACCCACCCGGTGTACGTGCCGGACCTGCCCGGCTTCGGGCTGACCGAGCACCCCGAGGGCGCGTACGACGTCCAGAGGCACGCCGAGCACCTGGCCGCCTGGCTGGCCACGTACCGGCTGCCGCCGGTCTGTCTGCTCGGGCACTCGTTCGGCGCCGAGGTGGCAGCCGCGCTTGCCGCGAACCACCCGGAGGCGGTACGCGCGCTGGTGCTGGCCGGGCCGACCAGCGACCCGGCGGCCCGATCCCGCCGGGCCCTGGTGGGCCGGTGGTTGAAGGACAACGTCCACGAGGCGCCGCTACAGGCGCCGGTCCTGGCGCGGGACATCTGGAACGCCCGGCCCTGGCGGGTCCTCGCGACCCTGTCGCACTCGGTGCACAACACGATCGAGGCGGATCTGGTCCGGATCACCGCGCCGACCCTGGTCCTGACCGGGGGGCGCGACCCGATCGCGCCGGCACGGTGGCGGGACCAGGTGACCCGGCTGGTGCCGGAGGCGAACCTCGTGGTCGTGCCCGGCGCCCCGCACAACGTGGCGACGACCCACCCGGTGGCGGTCGCGGCCGCGATCCGTCACCTGCTCGCTCCCCAATCCGCACTCACGGACAGGTGA
- a CDS encoding TIGR03557 family F420-dependent LLM class oxidoreductase — MVSVGYTLMSEQAGPKHLVDHAVRAEAAGFDQLVMSDHYYPWLDSQGHSPYAWSVLGAVAHATSRAQLMSFVTCPIRRYHPAVVAQKASTIGALSDGRFTLGLGAGENLNEHVVGGWPHVQQRHEMFEEALQIIRPLLNGETLTFSGNHFDVPDAYVWDRPERPVPMAIAASGRQSATLAAEYGNGIISTEPDRHIIEMYDDAGGAGQPRYGQVAICYGPDEAECRKIVHDQFRWFGMGWKVNAELPGPESFTAATQFVREEDVAEGIPCGPDVNAHVEAFRKFVDAGFTHVAIVQVGGETQPMFLDWAQEQLLPRLRAL; from the coding sequence ATGGTCAGCGTCGGCTACACCCTGATGAGCGAGCAGGCCGGGCCCAAGCACCTGGTCGACCATGCGGTACGGGCCGAGGCGGCTGGCTTCGACCAACTGGTGATGTCCGATCACTACTACCCCTGGCTGGACTCGCAGGGCCACTCCCCGTACGCCTGGTCGGTGCTCGGCGCGGTCGCCCACGCCACCTCCCGCGCGCAGCTGATGTCCTTCGTGACCTGCCCGATCCGCCGCTACCACCCGGCCGTGGTCGCGCAGAAGGCCAGCACGATCGGGGCACTCTCGGACGGCCGGTTCACCCTCGGCCTGGGTGCCGGGGAGAACCTGAACGAGCACGTGGTCGGCGGCTGGCCGCACGTGCAGCAACGGCACGAGATGTTCGAGGAGGCGTTGCAGATCATCCGGCCGCTGCTCAACGGGGAGACGCTGACCTTCTCCGGCAACCACTTCGACGTCCCCGACGCCTACGTCTGGGATCGCCCCGAGCGGCCGGTGCCGATGGCCATCGCCGCATCCGGTCGACAGTCCGCGACGCTGGCCGCCGAGTACGGCAACGGCATCATCTCCACCGAGCCTGACCGGCACATCATCGAGATGTACGACGATGCCGGAGGCGCCGGCCAGCCCCGCTACGGGCAGGTCGCCATCTGCTACGGCCCCGACGAGGCGGAGTGCCGCAAGATCGTGCACGACCAGTTCCGCTGGTTCGGAATGGGTTGGAAGGTCAACGCGGAACTGCCCGGCCCGGAGTCCTTCACCGCCGCCACCCAGTTCGTCCGGGAGGAGGACGTCGCCGAGGGCATCCCCTGCGGCCCGGACGTCAACGCGCACGTCGAGGCGTTCCGCAAGTTCGTCGACGCCGGCTTCACCCATGTGGCGATCGTCCAGGTCGGTGGGGAGACCCAGCCGATGTTCCTGGACTGGGCGCAGGAGCAGTTGCTGCCCCGGTTGCGGGCGTTGTGA
- a CDS encoding cellulase family glycosylhydrolase, with amino-acid sequence MKTRLTAAGAALLALLVAVLAFGQPAHAAAGFTVAGGKLYDANGAEFIMRGVNHAHTWYPQQTSSFADVKALGANTVRVVLSSGDRWTRNTNADVANVISLCKANRLICVLEVHDTTGYGEQSGAITLDRAVDYWLSLADVLAGQERYVIVNIGNEPYGNQNYASWATDNANAIKRLRAGGLTHTIMVDAPNWGQDWSFTMRDNAASVFAADPARNIVFSIHMYGVFDTAAEISDYLGRFRTAGLPIVVGEFGFNHSDGNPDEDTILSYSQANGIGWLGWSWSGNGGGVEYLDLATSFNPANLTSWGQRLFNGANGIRQTSREASVFGGTPPPTTPPPTTPSPTTPPPTTPPPTTPPPTTPPPSGGCAATYTVANQWQGGFQGEVRVTAGATAITGWTARWTFANGQSVSQSWNTTLTSSGATVTARNVDYNGRLAAGASTSFGFIGGWTGSNAVPQVSCTVS; translated from the coding sequence ATGAAGACTCGACTCACCGCCGCCGGTGCGGCCCTGCTCGCGTTGCTCGTCGCCGTGCTGGCATTCGGTCAGCCGGCGCACGCGGCGGCCGGTTTCACCGTCGCGGGCGGCAAGTTGTACGACGCCAACGGCGCCGAATTCATCATGCGCGGCGTCAACCACGCGCACACCTGGTACCCGCAGCAGACCAGCTCGTTCGCCGACGTCAAGGCTCTCGGCGCGAACACCGTGCGGGTGGTGCTCTCCAGCGGCGACCGGTGGACCCGCAACACCAACGCCGACGTCGCGAACGTCATCTCGCTGTGCAAGGCCAACCGGCTGATCTGCGTGCTCGAGGTGCACGACACCACCGGGTACGGCGAGCAGAGCGGGGCAATCACCCTCGACCGGGCCGTCGACTACTGGCTCAGCCTCGCCGACGTCCTCGCCGGCCAGGAAAGATATGTCATCGTCAACATCGGCAATGAGCCGTACGGCAACCAGAACTACGCCTCCTGGGCCACCGACAACGCCAACGCGATCAAGCGTCTACGCGCTGGCGGGCTGACCCACACGATCATGGTGGACGCGCCCAACTGGGGGCAGGACTGGTCGTTCACCATGCGGGACAACGCCGCGTCGGTCTTCGCCGCCGACCCGGCGCGCAACATCGTCTTCTCGATCCACATGTACGGGGTCTTCGACACCGCTGCGGAGATCAGCGATTATCTGGGTCGTTTCCGCACTGCCGGCCTGCCCATCGTCGTGGGTGAGTTCGGCTTCAACCACTCCGACGGCAACCCGGACGAGGACACCATCCTCTCCTACAGCCAGGCGAACGGGATCGGTTGGCTGGGCTGGTCGTGGAGCGGCAACGGCGGTGGCGTGGAGTATCTCGACCTGGCCACCTCCTTCAACCCGGCCAACCTGACCAGCTGGGGTCAGCGGCTCTTCAACGGCGCCAACGGCATCCGGCAGACCTCCCGGGAGGCCAGCGTCTTCGGTGGCACCCCGCCGCCGACCACCCCACCGCCGACGACCCCATCACCGACCACCCCACCACCGACGACGCCTCCGCCCACCACCCCGCCGCCGACGACCCCACCCCCGTCCGGTGGCTGCGCCGCCACGTACACGGTCGCCAACCAGTGGCAGGGCGGCTTCCAGGGTGAGGTGCGGGTGACCGCCGGCGCCACGGCGATCACCGGGTGGACCGCCCGCTGGACCTTCGCCAACGGCCAGAGCGTGAGCCAGTCCTGGAACACGACGCTGACCAGCAGCGGTGCCACGGTGACGGCACGCAACGTGGACTACAACGGTCGACTCGCGGCCGGTGCCAGCACCAGTTTCGGCTTCATCGGCGGATGGACCGGCAGTAACGCCGTACCGCAGGTGAGCTGCACCGTGAGCTGA
- a CDS encoding DMT family transporter: MAYVLLGIAILAEVLATSLLKSTAGFSRLWPTVGCLGGYLLAFLLLAQAVKEIPVGVAYALWSGLGTATIVAIGAVFLGEPVGPAKLAGIALIIAGVVIVNLTGGH, encoded by the coding sequence ATGGCTTACGTGCTGCTGGGGATCGCCATCCTCGCCGAGGTGCTGGCGACCAGCCTGCTCAAGAGCACCGCAGGGTTCAGCCGCCTCTGGCCAACTGTTGGTTGCCTCGGCGGTTACCTGCTGGCGTTTCTCCTGTTGGCCCAGGCGGTCAAGGAGATCCCGGTCGGCGTCGCGTACGCCCTCTGGTCGGGCCTGGGCACCGCGACCATCGTGGCGATCGGGGCGGTGTTCCTGGGCGAGCCGGTCGGGCCGGCCAAACTCGCCGGCATTGCGCTGATCATCGCCGGGGTGGTCATCGTGAACCTGACCGGCGGGCATTGA
- a CDS encoding RNA polymerase sigma factor — protein MEDLLRELAPQVLGVLARRFGDFATAEDAVQEALLAAATQWPTEGVPANPRGWLIQVGYRRMIELVRGEQARRRREDLVARRDPDDRQYAPAADEELTGERDDTLVLLMLCCHPALAPTSAVALTLRAVGGLSTAEIARAFLVPEATMAQRISRAKQRIRASGLSFRMPEPAERADRLTAVRQVLYLVFTEGHTSTTGPDLRRIDLAAEAIRLTRALHALLPDDSESAGLLALMLLTEARGPARSGPSGELISLADQDRSRWDAAAIAEGVALVTRALPRGPTGPYQVQAAIAALHDEAPSTQQTDWPQILALYQVLERLVGSPVVALNRAVATAMVYGPAAGLTALDALADDARLAGHHRLPAARAHLHEMAGDREQAIRDYRAAAARTSSLPEQRYLTMRAARLAAEPAPIAAEPNPEA, from the coding sequence ATCGAGGACCTGCTGCGCGAGTTGGCGCCGCAGGTCCTCGGCGTGCTCGCCCGGCGTTTCGGTGACTTCGCCACCGCCGAGGACGCGGTGCAGGAGGCGCTGCTGGCCGCCGCCACCCAGTGGCCGACCGAAGGGGTGCCGGCCAACCCGCGCGGCTGGCTGATCCAGGTCGGTTACCGCCGAATGATCGAGCTGGTCCGCGGTGAGCAGGCCCGACGCCGCCGGGAGGACCTGGTCGCCCGCCGGGACCCGGACGACCGGCAGTACGCGCCGGCCGCGGACGAGGAGTTGACCGGCGAGCGGGACGACACCCTGGTCCTGCTGATGCTCTGCTGCCACCCGGCGCTCGCCCCGACGTCGGCCGTGGCTCTGACCCTGCGCGCCGTCGGTGGGCTGAGCACCGCCGAGATCGCCCGCGCGTTCCTGGTGCCCGAGGCGACCATGGCACAGCGGATCAGCCGGGCCAAGCAGCGCATCCGCGCATCCGGGTTGTCGTTCCGGATGCCCGAGCCGGCGGAGCGGGCCGACCGGTTGACGGCCGTACGGCAGGTGCTCTACCTGGTCTTCACCGAGGGACACACCAGCACCACCGGCCCGGACCTACGCCGGATCGACCTCGCGGCAGAGGCGATCCGGCTGACCCGTGCGCTGCACGCGCTGCTGCCCGACGACAGCGAATCGGCCGGGCTGTTGGCGTTGATGCTGCTCACCGAGGCGCGCGGGCCGGCGCGGAGCGGGCCCTCCGGCGAGCTGATCTCACTGGCCGATCAGGACCGCAGCCGCTGGGACGCGGCGGCCATCGCTGAGGGCGTCGCGCTGGTCACCCGTGCGCTGCCGCGTGGGCCTACCGGCCCGTACCAGGTGCAGGCCGCCATCGCCGCTCTGCACGACGAGGCGCCGAGCACTCAGCAGACCGACTGGCCGCAGATCCTGGCGCTCTATCAGGTGCTGGAACGGCTCGTCGGCAGTCCGGTGGTGGCGCTCAACCGGGCCGTGGCAACCGCCATGGTGTACGGGCCCGCAGCCGGCCTCACCGCCCTCGACGCGCTGGCCGACGACGCCCGCCTGGCCGGGCACCACCGGCTGCCCGCCGCCCGCGCCCACCTGCACGAGATGGCCGGTGACCGGGAGCAGGCAATCAGGGACTACCGGGCCGCCGCCGCGCGCACGAGTAGCCTGCCCGAACAGCGCTACCTCACCATGCGAGCGGCTCGGCTCGCCGCCGAACCCGCGCCAATCGCTGCCGAGCCCAATCCCGAAGCCTGA
- a CDS encoding YciI family protein translates to MKYMLLMQFSAAGTDFPSIDTWTPQEVQAHIAFMGEVNSKLTAAGEWVDGQGLGGPAQARIVRAGEGGAPVVTEGPFAETKEFLAGFWIVDLDSPQRAVELAAYISTAPGPGGRPLNMPIEVHPVMSAPAQEL, encoded by the coding sequence ATGAAGTACATGCTGCTGATGCAGTTCAGCGCCGCCGGGACTGACTTCCCGAGCATCGACACCTGGACCCCGCAGGAGGTCCAGGCGCACATCGCGTTCATGGGCGAGGTCAACAGCAAGCTCACCGCAGCCGGCGAGTGGGTCGACGGGCAGGGCCTCGGCGGCCCGGCGCAGGCCCGAATCGTCCGCGCCGGTGAGGGCGGGGCCCCGGTCGTCACCGAAGGGCCGTTCGCCGAGACGAAGGAGTTCCTCGCCGGCTTCTGGATCGTCGACCTGGACAGCCCGCAGCGGGCGGTGGAGTTGGCCGCGTACATCTCCACCGCTCCTGGCCCCGGTGGCCGGCCGCTGAACATGCCGATCGAGGTGCATCCGGTGATGTCCGCCCCTGCGCAGGAGCTGTGA
- a CDS encoding alpha-galactosidase: MTILHLRRARTSLVLDARGPGLPRVVHWGGDVGDLDDDGRRQLADATVPPVVPSSFDQPTVLSLLPEISAGWSGRPGLAGHRDGRDWSTAFRLDGLDVDDSDADAARLTVRASDPAAGLTLTIEIALDPHGLLTLRHRLRNDGDSAYELRELTPVLPVPAVATELLDLTGRWCRERSPQRHPWQQGSWVREGRHGRTGHDATLLLVAGTAGFGFGHGEVWAVHTAWSGDHVTFAERRPTGESTLGGGELLAPGEIRLGAGESYDTPLLYAVWSDTGLDGLSDVLHTHLRARPGHPRSPRPVTLNVWEAVYFDHDLDRLRALADRAAQIGVERFVLDDGWFRGRRDDTAGLGDWYVDEGVWPDGLQPLIEHVTGRGLEFGLWVEPEMVNPDSDVFRAHPDWLLAVPGRLPPAWRNQQVLDLGRPETYDYLLERLDTLLTDHPGISYLKWDQNRDLTEAGHHGRPGVHGQTVAVYRLLDELRRRHPGVEIESCSSGGARVDLAILARTDRVWASDCNDALERLSIQRWTGLLLPPELVGTHVGPERSHTTNRVHDLGFRAATALFGHHGIEWDIASISGAEQTELAAWVALHKRLRPLLHAGRVVRVDHPDPAVWAHGVVEGDKTRAVYAVARLATSVTQVPGAVRLPGLDPGRRYRVRPVTEVPPPATIDRAAPVWLAGGVTLSGAALARVGVQLPALHPEQSLVLEVDAVV, encoded by the coding sequence ATGACGATCCTGCACCTGCGCCGCGCGCGGACCAGCCTGGTGCTCGACGCGCGCGGCCCGGGGCTGCCCCGGGTCGTGCACTGGGGCGGCGACGTCGGCGACCTCGACGACGACGGCCGGCGCCAACTCGCCGACGCGACCGTACCGCCGGTGGTGCCGAGCAGCTTCGACCAGCCGACCGTCCTGTCGCTGCTGCCGGAGATCAGTGCCGGCTGGAGCGGCCGGCCAGGGCTGGCCGGGCACCGCGACGGTCGGGACTGGTCCACCGCGTTCCGCCTCGACGGGTTGGACGTGGACGACAGCGACGCCGACGCGGCACGGCTGACCGTGCGGGCGTCGGACCCGGCCGCCGGTCTGACCCTGACCATCGAGATCGCGCTGGACCCGCACGGCCTGCTGACCCTGCGCCACCGGCTCCGCAACGACGGCGACAGCGCGTACGAGCTGCGGGAGCTGACGCCGGTGCTGCCGGTGCCGGCGGTCGCCACCGAGTTGCTCGACCTGACCGGCCGGTGGTGCCGGGAACGGTCCCCGCAGCGGCACCCGTGGCAGCAGGGCAGTTGGGTCCGCGAGGGGCGGCACGGGCGGACCGGACACGACGCCACCCTGCTGCTGGTGGCGGGCACCGCTGGGTTCGGCTTCGGCCACGGCGAGGTCTGGGCGGTGCACACCGCGTGGAGCGGCGACCACGTCACCTTCGCTGAGCGGCGGCCCACCGGCGAGTCGACCCTCGGCGGCGGCGAGTTGCTGGCCCCCGGCGAGATCCGGCTCGGCGCCGGCGAGTCGTACGACACTCCCCTGCTCTACGCGGTCTGGTCCGACACCGGGCTCGACGGGCTCAGCGACGTGCTGCACACGCATCTACGGGCTCGACCCGGGCACCCGCGCTCCCCCCGACCGGTCACCCTCAACGTCTGGGAGGCGGTCTACTTCGACCACGACCTGGACCGGCTGCGGGCGCTCGCCGACCGGGCCGCGCAGATCGGTGTGGAGCGGTTCGTGCTCGACGACGGTTGGTTCCGCGGTCGGCGCGACGACACCGCCGGTCTCGGCGACTGGTACGTCGACGAGGGCGTCTGGCCGGACGGCCTGCAACCGCTGATCGAGCACGTGACCGGCCGGGGTCTGGAGTTCGGCCTGTGGGTCGAGCCGGAGATGGTCAACCCCGACTCGGACGTGTTCCGCGCGCACCCGGACTGGCTGCTCGCCGTGCCGGGGCGGCTGCCGCCGGCCTGGCGCAACCAGCAGGTGCTCGACCTGGGCCGCCCGGAGACGTACGACTACCTGCTGGAACGCCTCGACACCCTGCTCACCGACCATCCCGGGATCAGCTACCTCAAGTGGGATCAGAACCGGGACCTCACCGAGGCCGGGCACCACGGCCGACCGGGGGTGCACGGGCAGACCGTCGCGGTCTACCGGCTCCTCGACGAGCTGCGCCGCCGGCATCCCGGCGTGGAGATCGAGAGCTGCTCCTCCGGCGGCGCACGGGTGGACCTGGCCATCCTGGCCCGGACCGACCGGGTCTGGGCCAGCGACTGCAACGACGCCCTGGAACGGCTCAGCATCCAGCGCTGGACCGGGTTGTTGCTGCCACCGGAGCTGGTCGGCACGCACGTCGGCCCGGAACGCTCGCACACCACCAACCGCGTACACGACCTGGGCTTCCGGGCGGCGACCGCGCTCTTCGGCCACCACGGCATCGAGTGGGACATCGCGTCGATCAGCGGTGCCGAGCAGACCGAGCTGGCCGCCTGGGTGGCACTGCACAAGCGGCTGCGTCCGCTGCTGCACGCTGGCCGGGTGGTCCGGGTCGACCACCCGGACCCGGCCGTCTGGGCACACGGCGTGGTCGAGGGCGACAAGACCCGGGCGGTGTACGCGGTGGCACGGCTGGCCACCTCGGTGACGCAGGTCCCGGGCGCGGTCCGGCTGCCCGGCCTGGACCCGGGCCGTCGTTACCGGGTGCGGCCGGTGACGGAAGTACCGCCCCCGGCGACCATCGACCGGGCAGCGCCGGTCTGGCTGGCCGGCGGTGTCACTCTGAGCGGGGCCGCGCTGGCCCGGGTGGGTGTGCAGTTGCCCGCCCTGCACCCGGAGCAGAGCCTGGTGCTGGAGGTCGACGCCGTCGTCTGA
- a CDS encoding carbohydrate ABC transporter permease: MSTATVTRRTEGEPDAQQRRRMLTPLRMLLHGFLIVVALVWLFPIAWAVLTSLRSYDYTAANGYVSFGGWTLDNYVTAWRTAEFGQHFLNSVYITVPAVLLTLFLASCVAFVIARFSWKLNIVLLGVFTAANLLPQQALLIPLFRLFTEVPLPEFMSDSELLYDSYWGLILINVAFQCGFCVFVLSNYMKALPRDLYEAAMVDGASIWRQYWQVTMPLCRPALAALATLEVTWIYNEFFWATVLMRTGDKFPVTSSLNNLRGEFFTDNNLVSAGSVLVAIPTLVIFFMLQRHFVRGLTLGASKG; encoded by the coding sequence ATGAGCACCGCGACCGTCACCCGGCGTACCGAGGGCGAGCCCGACGCGCAGCAGCGCCGACGCATGCTGACCCCGCTGCGGATGCTGCTGCACGGCTTCCTCATCGTCGTCGCGCTGGTCTGGCTCTTCCCGATCGCCTGGGCGGTGCTGACCTCGCTGCGCTCGTACGACTACACCGCCGCCAACGGGTACGTCTCGTTCGGCGGCTGGACCCTCGACAACTACGTCACCGCCTGGCGGACGGCGGAGTTCGGCCAACACTTCCTCAACTCGGTGTACATCACCGTGCCGGCGGTGCTGCTGACCCTCTTCCTCGCCTCCTGCGTGGCGTTCGTCATCGCACGGTTCAGCTGGAAACTCAACATCGTGCTGCTCGGGGTGTTCACCGCGGCCAACCTCCTGCCCCAGCAGGCGCTGCTCATCCCGCTGTTCCGGCTGTTCACCGAGGTGCCGCTGCCGGAGTTCATGAGCGACTCGGAGCTGCTCTACGACAGTTACTGGGGCCTGATCCTGATCAACGTCGCCTTCCAGTGTGGATTCTGCGTCTTCGTGCTCAGCAACTACATGAAGGCGCTGCCCCGCGACCTGTACGAGGCGGCGATGGTCGACGGGGCCAGCATCTGGCGGCAGTACTGGCAGGTCACCATGCCGCTGTGCCGGCCGGCCCTGGCGGCGTTGGCGACCCTGGAGGTGACCTGGATCTACAACGAGTTCTTCTGGGCCACCGTCCTGATGCGTACCGGCGACAAGTTCCCGGTGACCAGCTCGCTCAACAACCTGCGCGGTGAGTTCTTCACCGACAACAACCTGGTCTCGGCGGGCAGCGTGCTCGTCGCGATCCCCACCCTGGTGATCTTCTTTATGCTCCAGCGGCACTTCGTTCGGGGCCTGACCTTGGGAGCCTCCAAAGGATGA